One stretch of Streptomyces hygroscopicus DNA includes these proteins:
- a CDS encoding fusidic acid esterase — MRSRSLTTVARCATVVALVTTPALLALPSAGAAEARTAAAAAPKVDFNKDGRADLAVSAPAGTVDGKAKAGYVAVVYGSASGADTAHRQVISKATEGVPGDPAASAYFGAHSVARDLDGDGYTDLAVQAGDSPAITVLWGSANGLTGGTQLPAGNGDHWGSSDIVGGDFNGDGKADLVDVVTVDEGSEDEKTGLRVRLGPFTRDGKDAGSSFSDTGRFDGPTSLTAGDITGDGKDDLVSTHAFEEMSESSLFFKGDDKGLSPKVKDLTDAASATIGDVDKDGHGDLVLRTVPGNVVENLPYDHGTLKVLYGTASGPSTTRTTTIDQNTAGVPGVNEDGDQFGYSLSSGDVNGDGYADISVGIPYEALEAGQKEAGSVVQLYGGRSGLSGTGAQAFTQDTAGVPGAAEAGDHFGMAVRLADTDGDGKDDLAVGAPDEDGAQSTSGAAWVLRGQTGGLTTGGVVSFGPDSLGAPEAGAALGARFQQ, encoded by the coding sequence GTGCGCTCCCGTTCCCTCACCACCGTCGCGCGCTGCGCGACAGTGGTGGCACTTGTGACCACCCCCGCTCTACTCGCCCTGCCCTCGGCGGGCGCCGCCGAGGCCCGCACCGCCGCGGCCGCCGCCCCCAAGGTCGACTTCAACAAGGACGGACGCGCCGACCTCGCCGTCTCCGCCCCCGCCGGCACGGTGGACGGCAAGGCCAAGGCGGGCTACGTCGCCGTGGTCTACGGCTCCGCCTCCGGTGCGGACACCGCCCACCGCCAGGTCATCAGCAAGGCCACCGAGGGCGTCCCCGGTGACCCCGCCGCGTCGGCGTACTTCGGGGCCCATTCGGTCGCCCGCGACCTGGACGGCGACGGCTACACCGATCTGGCGGTCCAGGCCGGTGACTCCCCGGCCATCACGGTCCTGTGGGGTTCGGCGAACGGCCTGACCGGTGGCACCCAGCTGCCCGCGGGCAACGGCGACCACTGGGGCTCCAGCGACATCGTGGGCGGTGACTTCAACGGCGACGGCAAGGCCGACCTGGTCGATGTGGTCACCGTCGACGAGGGCTCGGAGGACGAGAAGACCGGCCTGCGCGTCCGTCTCGGCCCGTTCACCCGCGACGGCAAGGACGCGGGCAGCTCCTTCTCCGACACCGGCAGGTTCGACGGGCCGACCAGTCTGACCGCGGGCGACATCACCGGCGACGGCAAGGACGACCTCGTCTCCACCCACGCCTTCGAGGAGATGTCCGAGTCCAGCCTGTTCTTCAAGGGGGACGACAAGGGCCTGTCGCCGAAGGTCAAGGACCTCACCGACGCCGCCTCCGCGACCATCGGCGACGTCGACAAGGACGGCCACGGCGATCTGGTGCTGCGCACGGTCCCGGGGAACGTCGTCGAGAACCTGCCGTATGACCACGGCACCCTGAAGGTCCTCTACGGCACCGCGTCGGGGCCGAGCACCACCCGCACCACGACCATCGACCAGAACACCGCGGGCGTCCCCGGTGTCAACGAGGACGGCGACCAGTTCGGTTACTCGCTCAGCTCCGGCGACGTCAACGGCGACGGCTACGCGGACATCTCCGTCGGCATCCCGTACGAGGCCCTGGAAGCCGGCCAGAAAGAAGCGGGCAGCGTCGTCCAGCTCTACGGCGGCCGGAGCGGGCTGTCCGGCACCGGAGCCCAGGCGTTCACCCAGGACACCGCCGGTGTCCCCGGCGCCGCCGAGGCGGGCGACCACTTCGGCATGGCGGTCCGGCTCGCCGACACCGACGGCGACGGCAAGGACGACCTGGCGGTGGGCGCCCCCGACGAGGACGGCGCCCAGTCCACCAGCGGTGCGGCATGGGTGCTGCGCGGCCAGACCGGCGGCCTCACCACGGGCGGCGTCGTCTCCTTCGGGCCCGACTCCCTCGGGGCGCCGGAGGCCGGTGCGGCCCTGGGTGCGCGATTCCAGCAGTAG
- a CDS encoding L-glyceraldehyde 3-phosphate reductase, which yields MVHLAAENRYDSMQYQRCGRSGVLLPKVSLGLWHNFGDTHPLETQRAVLRRAFDLGVTHIDLANNYGPPPGSAETNFGSIFAQDFRPYRDELFIASKAGHLMWPGPYGEWGSRKYVLASLDQSLSRMGLDYVDVFYSHRFDPDTPLEETMGALDSAVRQGKALYAGVSNYPPEAIAEAAAILKDLRTPYLINQYPYSILQRGVEGGVLQASAEAGVGVIAFSPLAQGQLTDRYLHGVPADSRMALGHFLKRDALTEERLSLLHALNKLAEGRGQTLAQLALAWVLRDPRVVSVLIGASSVAQLEQNVSVLDSPAFSDAELAEIDRLSAEAGIEIP from the coding sequence TCGGCCTGTGGCACAACTTCGGCGACACCCACCCCCTGGAGACCCAGCGCGCTGTGCTGCGCCGCGCCTTCGACCTCGGTGTCACCCACATCGATCTGGCCAACAACTACGGTCCGCCGCCCGGCAGCGCCGAGACCAACTTCGGCTCGATCTTCGCCCAGGACTTCCGCCCCTATCGCGATGAACTCTTCATCGCCAGCAAGGCCGGACACCTCATGTGGCCGGGGCCGTACGGCGAGTGGGGCTCGCGCAAGTACGTCCTGGCCAGCCTCGACCAGTCGCTGTCCCGGATGGGGCTGGACTACGTCGACGTCTTCTACTCCCACCGCTTCGACCCGGACACCCCGCTCGAGGAGACGATGGGTGCCCTGGACAGCGCCGTGCGCCAGGGCAAGGCGCTCTACGCGGGCGTGTCCAACTACCCGCCGGAGGCGATCGCCGAGGCCGCCGCGATCCTGAAGGATCTGCGCACCCCGTACCTGATCAACCAGTATCCGTACTCGATCCTCCAGCGTGGGGTGGAGGGCGGGGTGCTGCAGGCGTCCGCCGAGGCGGGCGTCGGGGTCATCGCCTTCTCGCCGCTGGCGCAGGGACAGCTCACCGACCGGTATCTCCACGGGGTGCCGGCCGATTCCCGCATGGCGCTCGGCCACTTCCTCAAGCGCGACGCGCTCACCGAGGAGCGGCTGTCCCTGCTGCACGCCCTCAACAAGCTCGCGGAGGGACGCGGCCAGACCCTCGCCCAGCTGGCGCTCGCGTGGGTGCTGCGCGACCCCCGGGTGGTCTCGGTGCTGATCGGCGCGAGCAGCGTCGCCCAGTTGGAGCAGAACGTCTCGGTGCTGGACTCGCCCGCCTTCAGCGACGCCGAGCTGGCCGAGATCGACCGCCTCTCGGCCGAGGCGGGCATCGAGATTCCCTGA
- a CDS encoding cobalamin biosynthesis protein CobW: MATQRIPVILVTGFLGSGKTTMLNHLMRDSADTRIGVIVNDFGSINIDAMAVAGQVDSMIPIENGCLCCAADASEMDEMLERLTDPELRIDVVVIEASGLAEPQSMIRTLLSSTNERIVYGGLVEVVDAAEFPDTHVRHPELDRHVRAADLIVLNKTDRVAEDERRDLVETIQEIAPGAPVLAAAHGRVDPALLFDHRPRETAEEGFRQLSFADVWGDDVPADDECGEDVCGDGHDHSHHLHAAYESMEFTAAEPLHPRRLMAFLDSLPAGLYRAKGFLHFAGAGRERKFALHAVGSYLRFQPSPWERGEPRTTQLVMIGTGIDADTLTKRLTECVAAPAEEVDDTHMMGVLRYVDEAD, from the coding sequence TTGGCCACACAACGGATTCCGGTCATTCTCGTCACGGGTTTTCTGGGCTCAGGGAAAACGACGATGCTCAACCATCTGATGCGGGACAGCGCCGATACCCGCATCGGCGTCATCGTCAATGACTTCGGATCCATCAACATCGACGCCATGGCCGTCGCCGGACAGGTCGATTCGATGATCCCGATCGAGAACGGCTGTCTGTGCTGTGCGGCGGACGCCTCCGAGATGGACGAGATGCTCGAGCGGCTCACCGATCCGGAGCTGCGCATCGATGTCGTGGTGATCGAGGCCAGCGGCCTCGCCGAGCCGCAGAGCATGATCCGTACGCTGCTGTCCAGTACCAATGAGCGGATCGTCTACGGCGGCCTGGTGGAGGTCGTGGACGCCGCGGAGTTCCCGGACACCCACGTCCGCCACCCCGAGCTCGACCGCCATGTCCGCGCCGCGGACCTCATCGTGCTCAACAAGACCGACCGCGTCGCCGAGGACGAGCGGCGGGATCTTGTGGAGACCATCCAGGAGATCGCCCCCGGTGCGCCGGTCCTGGCCGCCGCACATGGGCGTGTCGACCCCGCGCTCCTCTTCGACCACCGGCCCCGTGAGACCGCCGAGGAAGGCTTCCGGCAGCTCTCGTTCGCCGATGTGTGGGGCGACGACGTGCCTGCCGACGACGAGTGCGGCGAGGATGTGTGCGGTGACGGCCATGACCACAGCCACCACCTCCACGCCGCCTACGAGAGCATGGAATTCACCGCGGCCGAGCCGCTCCATCCGCGCCGGCTGATGGCGTTCCTGGACAGCCTCCCGGCGGGCCTCTACCGCGCCAAGGGGTTCCTCCACTTCGCGGGCGCGGGCCGGGAGCGGAAGTTCGCGCTGCACGCGGTGGGCTCGTATCTCCGCTTCCAGCCGTCGCCCTGGGAGCGCGGTGAGCCCCGTACCACCCAGTTGGTGATGATCGGCACCGGGATCGACGCCGACACCCTCACCAAGCGGCTGACCGAGTGCGTGGCGGCACCCGCGGAAGAGGTCGACGACACGCACATGATGGGCGTGCTCCGCTATGTGGACGAGGCGGACTAG